Proteins co-encoded in one Stenotrophomonas maltophilia genomic window:
- a CDS encoding putative type VI secretion system effector: MLFETDAGVISNLRVRHVVQNVFWRDGDREKMAATGAVAAALGLSGPAAGMAMMSNEETKEPATRVEFRFGEMLVKGLFWNWPFNEGDSVRVVGRRDKAGNFIALSVLDEQKRLIVSYPYVSSGSWAHWIAVARYSLALSVPLYMIYIVFSLINALTGDGLAPLEMIADAYLICVLVCFYLGSRIGRHFTRFAKMADAIFETLGWPNAKRINLRRITKQKRQPGDHPALGDTYFRY; encoded by the coding sequence CAACCTGCGGGTCAGACACGTGGTGCAGAACGTCTTCTGGCGCGACGGGGATCGCGAAAAGATGGCGGCCACGGGCGCCGTTGCCGCCGCGCTGGGCCTCAGCGGTCCCGCCGCTGGCATGGCGATGATGTCCAATGAGGAAACGAAAGAGCCCGCCACGAGAGTTGAATTCCGGTTTGGCGAAATGCTGGTGAAGGGGCTGTTCTGGAATTGGCCCTTCAATGAGGGCGACTCCGTGCGGGTGGTCGGGCGTCGGGACAAGGCGGGGAACTTCATTGCCTTGTCTGTGCTCGATGAGCAGAAGAGACTCATCGTCTCTTATCCGTATGTCAGTTCAGGTAGCTGGGCCCACTGGATCGCGGTGGCCAGGTACTCGCTGGCTCTATCTGTACCCTTGTACATGATCTACATCGTGTTTTCCCTGATCAACGCCCTCACGGGAGACGGACTGGCACCCCTGGAGATGATCGCGGATGCGTACTTGATATGCGTTCTGGTTTGCTTCTACCTTGGATCCAGAATTGGCCGCCATTTCACGCGGTTCGCAAAGATGGCCGATGCGATATTCGAAACGCTGGGTTGGCCCAACGCAAAGCGCATCAATCTGAGGCGTATCACCAAGCAGAAGCGTCAGCCGGGCGACCATCCCGCGCTGGGCGATACCTATTTCAGGTACTGA
- a CDS encoding multifunctional CCA addition/repair protein, with protein MKIYLVGGAVRDRLLQRPAGDRDWVVVGATPAQMEALGYTAVGRDFPVFLHPKSGEEYALARTERKSGRGYRGFVVDADPAVTLEEDLQRRDFTINAIACDEDTGTLVDPYGGVRDLEQRMLRHVGPAFVEDPLRVLRAARFMARFAPLGFTVAPESMALMREVAASGELDALVPERVWQELRKALVSARPSAFLRTLHDAHALGPILPELEALYGVPQRAEFHPEVDTGIHQEMVSDMAAKLAPGDDLVGFAALTHDLGKGLTPPDEWPRHVMHEQRGIEPLKALCARLKVPTEHQQLAEAVCREHLNVHRIDELRDATVLDLLGRCDALRRPERVARIALCCEADKRGRLGFEDADYPQGETLKRLHQAAMSVQARDLDTTHLKGPAIGEALAKARVKAIAAAR; from the coding sequence ATGAAGATCTATCTTGTCGGCGGCGCCGTGCGCGACCGCCTGCTGCAGCGTCCTGCCGGCGACCGCGACTGGGTGGTGGTCGGCGCCACGCCCGCGCAGATGGAGGCGCTGGGCTACACCGCCGTGGGCCGCGATTTCCCGGTGTTCCTGCACCCGAAGAGCGGTGAGGAATACGCGCTGGCGCGCACCGAGCGCAAGTCCGGCCGCGGCTATCGCGGCTTCGTGGTCGATGCCGATCCGGCAGTGACGCTGGAAGAGGATCTGCAGCGCCGCGACTTCACCATCAACGCGATTGCCTGCGACGAAGACACCGGCACGCTGGTCGATCCTTACGGCGGCGTGCGCGATCTTGAGCAGCGCATGCTGCGCCATGTCGGCCCGGCCTTCGTCGAAGACCCGCTGCGTGTGCTGCGCGCGGCGCGCTTCATGGCGCGCTTCGCGCCGCTGGGCTTCACCGTCGCACCGGAGTCGATGGCGCTGATGCGCGAGGTCGCCGCCAGTGGCGAGCTGGATGCACTGGTGCCAGAGCGGGTGTGGCAGGAACTGCGCAAGGCCCTGGTCAGCGCACGGCCCTCGGCGTTCCTGCGTACGCTGCACGACGCGCATGCGCTGGGCCCGATCCTGCCCGAGCTGGAAGCGCTGTACGGCGTGCCGCAGCGTGCCGAGTTCCACCCGGAAGTCGACACCGGCATCCACCAGGAAATGGTCAGCGACATGGCCGCGAAACTGGCGCCGGGCGATGACCTGGTCGGCTTTGCCGCACTCACCCACGATCTCGGCAAGGGCCTGACCCCACCGGACGAATGGCCGCGCCACGTCATGCACGAGCAACGCGGCATCGAGCCGCTGAAAGCACTGTGTGCGCGACTGAAGGTGCCCACCGAGCACCAGCAGCTGGCCGAAGCGGTCTGCCGCGAGCATCTGAACGTGCATCGCATCGACGAACTGCGCGACGCCACGGTGCTGGACCTATTGGGTCGCTGTGATGCACTGCGCCGCCCGGAGCGGGTGGCGCGCATCGCGCTGTGCTGCGAGGCCGACAAACGCGGCCGGCTGGGCTTTGAGGATGCCGACTATCCGCAGGGTGAAACGCTCAAGCGCCTGCATCAGGCTGCAATGTCGGTGCAGGCGCGGGACCTGGATACGACGCACCTGAAAGGCCCAGCGATTGGTGAAGCGCTGGCCAAGGCACGGGTGAAGGCGATTGCGGCGGCTCGGTAG
- a CDS encoding transglycosylase SLT domain-containing protein, producing the protein MLSAMTRRTSTALSLLPLATTLLIGCANAQSLDAQNAQLKAAIAAAERGQFDPGQAAALSRHPAYGWLEYANLRRNIDTVDRAQAQAFLKRYDGQAVATTFRSVWLPSLARRQDWPTLLANWAPTDNVGLRCAQLTARQVTGKVDPKWISEAQDLWRKNGKSLPDGCDAVFAVLQAQGGLSDALRWERIDAAADAQQPAVMRSAARGLPAAELAQANSYAAFVDTPNASALNWPRTERSRRIATDGLEKLAKADPGATEQQLPQYAQALGLSAAQQGQVLYQIALWTVASYLPDSARRLNAVPESAYDERLHEWRVREAMSRGDWPAALAAIRKMGSKQRSDSRWSYFEGRMLEKTGQASQAQPLFRDAARAPTFHGFLAADKLQQGYTLCPWKPNDSAQAQATIARDPAIQRAMALYQIDRTGWAVAEWNSALSRFDDTQRRLAVRVAQDNGWFDRAVFALGKQPQEQRLYDLRFPLHHDATIRREAARNALDPAWVAAEIRAESTFTPRARSPANAMGLMQVLPTTGAGVAKSIGLTGYGGADSLYDPDTNIAIGTAYLRQLMNKYDGLPYVTIAAYNAGPTPTARWQSQRPGYDPDLWIETISYKETREYVARVLAFSVIYDWRLNGDALPLSDRLMGRLVDKRKNFSCAANADPGGD; encoded by the coding sequence ATGCTCAGCGCCATGACCCGACGCACTTCGACCGCCCTGTCCCTGCTGCCCTTGGCCACCACGCTGCTGATCGGCTGCGCCAATGCCCAGTCCCTCGACGCCCAGAACGCGCAGCTGAAGGCTGCCATCGCCGCTGCCGAACGTGGCCAGTTCGATCCCGGCCAGGCCGCCGCGCTCAGCCGCCATCCCGCCTATGGCTGGCTGGAGTACGCCAACCTGCGCCGCAACATCGACACCGTCGATCGCGCACAGGCGCAGGCCTTCCTCAAGCGCTACGACGGCCAGGCCGTGGCCACGACCTTCCGCAGCGTGTGGCTGCCCTCGCTCGCGCGCCGCCAGGACTGGCCCACGCTGCTGGCCAACTGGGCGCCCACCGACAACGTGGGCCTGCGCTGCGCGCAGCTCACGGCCCGCCAGGTGACCGGCAAGGTCGATCCGAAGTGGATCAGCGAAGCACAGGATCTGTGGCGCAAGAACGGCAAGTCGCTGCCGGACGGCTGCGACGCGGTGTTCGCCGTGCTGCAGGCACAGGGCGGCCTGAGCGATGCCCTGCGCTGGGAACGCATCGATGCCGCCGCCGACGCACAGCAACCGGCGGTAATGCGCAGCGCCGCGCGCGGCCTGCCTGCCGCCGAGCTGGCCCAGGCCAACAGCTACGCCGCCTTCGTCGACACCCCCAATGCCAGCGCGCTGAACTGGCCGCGCACCGAGCGCAGCCGGCGCATCGCCACCGATGGCCTGGAAAAGCTGGCCAAGGCCGACCCGGGCGCCACCGAACAGCAGCTGCCGCAGTACGCGCAGGCGCTGGGCCTGAGCGCTGCGCAGCAGGGCCAGGTGCTGTACCAGATCGCACTGTGGACGGTAGCCTCCTACCTGCCCGACTCGGCGCGCCGCCTCAACGCGGTACCGGAATCGGCCTACGACGAGCGGCTGCACGAATGGCGTGTGCGCGAAGCGATGTCGCGCGGCGACTGGCCGGCAGCGCTGGCCGCGATCCGCAAGATGGGCAGCAAGCAGCGCAGCGATTCGCGCTGGTCCTATTTCGAAGGCCGCATGCTGGAAAAGACCGGCCAGGCATCGCAGGCGCAGCCGTTGTTCCGCGACGCCGCCCGTGCTCCGACCTTCCACGGCTTCCTGGCCGCTGACAAGCTGCAACAGGGCTACACCCTGTGTCCGTGGAAGCCCAACGACAGCGCCCAGGCGCAGGCCACGATCGCCCGCGACCCGGCCATCCAGCGGGCGATGGCGCTGTACCAGATCGACCGCACCGGCTGGGCCGTGGCCGAATGGAACAGCGCGCTGTCGCGCTTCGATGACACCCAGCGCCGTCTTGCCGTGCGCGTGGCACAGGACAACGGCTGGTTCGACCGCGCCGTGTTCGCGCTCGGCAAGCAGCCGCAGGAACAGCGCCTGTACGACCTGCGCTTCCCGCTGCACCACGATGCCACCATCCGCCGCGAAGCCGCACGCAATGCACTGGACCCGGCCTGGGTGGCCGCCGAGATCCGCGCCGAGAGCACCTTCACCCCGCGCGCGCGCTCGCCTGCCAATGCGATGGGCCTGATGCAGGTGTTGCCGACCACCGGCGCCGGCGTGGCCAAGTCGATCGGCCTGACCGGTTACGGCGGCGCCGACAGCCTGTACGACCCGGACACCAACATAGCCATCGGCACGGCCTACCTGCGCCAGCTGATGAACAAGTACGACGGCCTGCCGTACGTGACCATTGCCGCCTACAACGCCGGCCCGACCCCGACCGCGCGGTGGCAGAGCCAGCGCCCGGGCTACGACCCGGACCTGTGGATCGAAACCATCAGCTACAAGGAAACGCGCGAGTACGTGGCCCGCGTGCTGGCCTTCAGCGTGATCTACGACTGGCGCCTCAACGGCGATGCCCTGCCGCTGAGCGACCGCCTGATGGGGCGCCTGGTGGACAAGCGCAAGAACTTCAGCTGCGCCGCCAACGCCGACCCGGGCGGGGATTGA
- a CDS encoding biopolymer transporter ExbD, with product MRYVAVHTRALMSGINLAPLVDVLLVVLALVITTLPMAQTTALRPFEQRTVCPPGPGHALPASVALRLDAAGGLYWNDQPLDDPALQRALAQLQRLPPGLQPSLHLTTADSTDYGDMARVLLAIQDHGLRVTAQGY from the coding sequence ATGCGCTATGTGGCTGTGCACACCCGTGCGCTGATGTCCGGCATCAATCTTGCGCCGCTGGTGGATGTACTGCTGGTGGTGTTGGCGCTGGTGATCACCACCTTGCCGATGGCGCAGACGACAGCGTTGCGGCCGTTCGAACAGCGTACGGTATGTCCGCCGGGCCCTGGCCACGCGTTGCCGGCATCGGTTGCACTGCGTCTCGACGCAGCCGGCGGCCTCTACTGGAATGACCAGCCATTGGACGACCCGGCATTGCAGCGTGCCCTGGCCCAGCTCCAGCGGTTGCCACCGGGGCTCCAGCCCTCGCTGCACCTGACCACCGCCGACAGTACCGACTACGGCGACATGGCGCGGGTGCTGCTCGCCATCCAGGACCATGGCCTTCGCGTCACCGCGCAGGGCTACTAG